In Bradyrhizobium guangxiense, the following are encoded in one genomic region:
- a CDS encoding ABC transporter ATP-binding protein gives MLEVSGLVKRFGGFTAVNNVSFRVDQGEILGLIGPNGSGKSTIFNMLSGTLAPTSGSILFGGSEIAGLAPHRIINSGIGRTFQIPRPFRRLTIFENVALAGFYGQGRHSRVKAEEAAERSLAMVGLPTDRHASVDGLGAAGLKKLELAKALATAPKLLLADESLGGLDEAEMDQAADMLRNIRDELGITIIWVEHIMGVLMRVVDRVMVLDHGEKISEGLPSVVAGDPRVIEVYLGTDAETTQAAAAEARRRAGGA, from the coding sequence GTGCTGGAAGTCAGCGGACTGGTGAAGCGGTTCGGCGGCTTCACCGCCGTCAACAACGTGTCGTTCCGGGTCGACCAGGGAGAGATCCTCGGCCTGATCGGCCCTAACGGCTCGGGCAAGAGCACCATCTTCAACATGCTCTCCGGCACGCTGGCGCCGACATCGGGCTCGATCCTGTTCGGCGGCTCCGAGATCGCGGGCCTTGCGCCGCACCGGATCATCAACAGCGGCATTGGCCGCACCTTCCAGATCCCGCGGCCGTTCCGCCGCCTGACCATCTTCGAGAACGTCGCGCTGGCCGGCTTCTATGGCCAGGGACGCCACAGCCGTGTCAAGGCCGAGGAGGCGGCCGAGCGCTCGCTGGCAATGGTCGGCCTGCCGACCGACCGCCACGCCAGCGTCGATGGCCTCGGCGCGGCCGGTCTGAAGAAGCTCGAGCTGGCCAAGGCGCTTGCGACTGCGCCAAAGCTGCTGCTGGCGGACGAGAGCCTCGGCGGCCTCGACGAGGCCGAGATGGACCAGGCCGCCGACATGCTGCGCAACATCCGCGACGAGCTCGGCATCACCATCATCTGGGTCGAGCACATCATGGGCGTGCTGATGCGCGTCGTCGATCGCGTCATGGTGCTGGATCACGGCGAGAAGATTTCGGAAGGTTTGCCGAGCGTGGTGGCGGGCGACCCGCGCGTGATCGAGGTCTATCTCGGCACCGATGCCGAGACCACGCAGGCCGCGGCCGCCGAAGCGCGCCGCCGCGCGGGAGGCGCCTGA
- a CDS encoding ABC transporter permease, whose amino-acid sequence MSRPTLFALQVLVAVVCIVLWQVLSTVPMFGKILLPPFFFSNPFDVFSQIVKWFVSGVIWKHLGITLAESILAFVIGSLGGVLVGFWFARQPLVAAVFDPYVKMVNALPRVVLAPIFALWLGLGIWSKVALGVTLVFFIVFFNVYQGVKEVSRTVLDNGRMLGMSERQLMQHVYWPSALSWMFSSLHTSVGFAVVGAVVGEYLGSAAGLGYLIQQAEGVFDVAGVFAGMFVLSAFVILIDYGVTLVERRLLVWRPTASDGRG is encoded by the coding sequence ATGTCGCGGCCGACGCTGTTTGCGCTGCAAGTCCTGGTCGCGGTCGTCTGCATCGTGCTGTGGCAGGTGCTGTCGACCGTGCCGATGTTCGGCAAAATCCTGCTGCCGCCGTTCTTCTTCTCCAACCCGTTCGACGTGTTCAGCCAGATCGTGAAATGGTTCGTCTCCGGCGTGATCTGGAAGCATCTCGGCATCACGCTGGCGGAATCGATCCTCGCCTTCGTAATCGGTTCGCTCGGCGGCGTCCTGGTCGGCTTCTGGTTTGCGCGCCAGCCGCTGGTGGCGGCCGTGTTCGACCCTTACGTCAAGATGGTCAACGCTCTGCCGCGCGTCGTGCTGGCGCCGATCTTTGCGCTGTGGCTCGGGCTTGGGATCTGGTCCAAGGTCGCGCTCGGCGTGACGCTGGTGTTCTTCATCGTCTTCTTCAACGTCTATCAGGGCGTCAAGGAAGTCAGCCGCACCGTGCTCGACAACGGCCGCATGCTCGGCATGAGCGAGCGACAGCTGATGCAGCACGTCTATTGGCCCTCGGCGCTGTCCTGGATGTTCTCCTCGCTGCACACCTCCGTCGGCTTCGCCGTGGTCGGCGCGGTCGTCGGCGAATATCTGGGATCGGCGGCCGGGCTTGGCTACCTGATCCAGCAGGCCGAGGGCGTGTTCGACGTCGCCGGCGTATTCGCCGGCATGTTCGTGCTGTCGGCCTTCGTCATCCTGATCGACTATGGCGTGACGCTGGTCGAGCGGCGTCTGTTGGTCTGGCGGCCGACCGCGTCGGACGGGCGGGGCTAG
- a CDS encoding ABC transporter substrate-binding protein — MRLRMAARLLRGLVVAISATGLATSAQAQDKKIKIGVVFDLTGPLAGGGSELGYIGAKIVLDHFAKTGVEGYKVEAVYADAQSKPDIAINESVRLLEQEKVDMVLGFFSSAQCVPVAARVEQLKKFMWMTTCISSAVFNEKGYKYVFRPQASGDQFGMMTMDFIAQNAKEKFGKEPKDLRVAIIHEDGAYGVDVSKGNEAGAKKAGFNVVLKEGYSATAPDLSPLVTKLKRAKPDVIFHTGYNPDITLLLRQAREQGLKFGALMGHGAGYGVYEKLKEGMGADATYIFNTDPISIWLANQKTMDPKLPSVIKMVGEEFDKIRPGVAIRSAHVGIGASNTYVFMSDVLPRAIKKYGGVDPDALRKAALDTDIPEGGTMLGFGVKFYGEGTPMAGQNERSFPVVIQYIEDKSHVVWPKSQAQRDAVLPLPKGTTYSNQ; from the coding sequence ATGCGCCTGCGCATGGCTGCCCGTTTGTTACGTGGGCTGGTGGTCGCGATATCAGCGACCGGGTTGGCGACATCCGCCCAGGCTCAGGACAAGAAGATCAAGATCGGCGTCGTCTTTGATTTGACCGGACCTCTCGCCGGCGGCGGCTCCGAGCTAGGCTATATCGGCGCAAAGATCGTCCTCGACCATTTCGCCAAGACCGGCGTCGAGGGCTACAAGGTCGAGGCGGTCTACGCCGACGCCCAGAGTAAGCCCGACATCGCCATCAACGAATCCGTCCGCCTGCTCGAGCAGGAGAAGGTCGACATGGTGCTCGGCTTCTTCTCCTCGGCGCAATGCGTGCCGGTCGCTGCCCGTGTCGAGCAGCTCAAGAAGTTCATGTGGATGACGACCTGCATCTCGTCGGCCGTGTTCAATGAGAAGGGCTACAAATACGTGTTCCGCCCGCAGGCGAGCGGCGACCAGTTCGGCATGATGACGATGGATTTCATCGCGCAGAACGCCAAGGAGAAATTCGGCAAAGAGCCGAAGGATCTGCGTGTTGCCATCATCCATGAGGATGGCGCTTACGGCGTCGACGTCTCCAAGGGCAACGAGGCCGGCGCGAAGAAGGCCGGCTTCAACGTCGTGCTAAAGGAGGGTTATTCGGCGACCGCCCCTGATCTGTCGCCGCTTGTGACCAAGCTGAAGCGCGCCAAGCCCGACGTTATCTTCCACACCGGCTACAATCCGGACATCACCCTGCTGCTCCGCCAGGCCCGCGAGCAGGGCCTGAAGTTCGGTGCGCTGATGGGGCATGGCGCGGGCTACGGTGTCTATGAGAAGTTGAAGGAAGGCATGGGGGCCGACGCCACCTATATCTTCAACACCGATCCGATCTCGATCTGGCTCGCCAATCAGAAGACCATGGATCCGAAGCTTCCGTCCGTCATCAAGATGGTCGGCGAGGAGTTCGACAAGATCCGGCCCGGCGTCGCCATCCGCTCCGCCCATGTCGGCATCGGCGCGTCCAACACCTATGTGTTCATGAGCGACGTGCTGCCCCGCGCCATCAAGAAGTATGGCGGCGTCGATCCCGACGCGCTGCGCAAGGCGGCGCTCGACACCGACATCCCAGAAGGCGGCACCATGCTGGGCTTCGGCGTGAAGTTCTACGGCGAGGGGACGCCCATGGCCGGGCAGAACGAGCGCTCGTTCCCCGTCGTGATCCAGTATATCGAAGACAAGTCCCATGTGGTGTGGCCGAAGAGCCAGGCGCAGCGCGACGCCGTGCTGCCGCTGCCGAAGGGCACCACCTACAGCAACCAGTAG
- a CDS encoding branched-chain amino acid ABC transporter permease, which yields MQAFLDIFDIYLLEAVINGILLGGVLALLALGLNLIFGVIDVTWICYAELVMIGMYAMYFMVQYYGVSYFIAAPLTVLLVAVLGAALHYLVIAPLLTAPPINQLLATGGVLFVLQSFATVAFGIDFRNLGIRLPVLAFGDMNFSYARLLSFLAALVGMVAVYLFMTRTFTGTAIRAISQDRQIMALMGVDTKRIYLITSALGGALAGLAACLLVLQYDVHPFVGLSFGPITFLICVLGGLGNFIGGFIASFVFAEIISLGGLFSDLEWGYVLAFAFFIVMMFIRPAGLLARRR from the coding sequence ATGCAGGCGTTCCTGGACATTTTCGACATCTACCTGCTCGAGGCCGTGATCAACGGCATCCTGCTCGGCGGCGTGCTGGCGCTGCTCGCGCTCGGGCTCAACCTGATCTTCGGCGTCATCGACGTGACCTGGATCTGCTACGCCGAGCTGGTGATGATTGGCATGTACGCCATGTATTTCATGGTGCAGTACTACGGCGTCAGCTATTTTATCGCGGCTCCGCTCACGGTCCTGCTGGTCGCGGTGCTCGGCGCGGCGCTGCATTACCTGGTGATCGCGCCGCTGCTGACGGCGCCGCCGATCAACCAGCTGCTCGCGACCGGCGGCGTTCTGTTCGTGCTGCAGAGCTTTGCCACCGTCGCCTTCGGCATCGATTTCCGCAACCTCGGCATCCGCCTGCCGGTGCTCGCCTTCGGCGACATGAATTTCAGCTACGCCCGTCTCCTGTCCTTTCTGGCCGCGCTGGTCGGCATGGTCGCGGTCTATCTGTTCATGACGCGCACCTTCACCGGCACCGCGATCCGCGCCATCTCGCAGGACCGGCAGATCATGGCCCTGATGGGCGTCGACACCAAGCGGATCTATCTCATCACCTCGGCACTCGGCGGTGCGCTCGCGGGGCTCGCCGCCTGCCTCCTGGTGCTGCAATATGACGTGCATCCCTTCGTCGGCCTGTCCTTCGGGCCGATCACCTTCCTGATCTGCGTGCTCGGCGGGCTCGGCAATTTCATCGGCGGGTTCATCGCCTCGTTCGTGTTCGCCGAGATCATCTCGCTCGGCGGCCTGTTCTCCGATCTCGAATGGGGCTATGTGCTCGCCTTCGCCTTCTTCATCGTCATGATGTTCATCCGGCCCGCGGGCCTGCTGGCGAGGCGCCGATGA
- a CDS encoding NUDIX hydrolase — translation MTSLTIHRVTTLDLAVRPLVWPFAEERRADIAVHFAEKQRERPKLWNGRVLLGRDAVFTDDHLAATYFETDFASFLAWRDWGFPDAAVFNGFGMGALRTSDGAFVMGEMAQHTSNAGRIYFPSGTPDLNDVKGGVLDIPGSVVRELAEETGLTAADYTVEVDWHCVVSGRAIAMIKVLNLDMPGDQARARIEANLAREDEPELSAIHLVRGMSDLTPTMPRFVTAFIEQQFASR, via the coding sequence ATGACGTCACTGACCATTCATCGCGTCACGACGCTTGATCTCGCTGTGCGGCCGCTCGTCTGGCCGTTTGCCGAGGAGCGGCGTGCCGACATCGCGGTGCATTTCGCCGAGAAGCAGCGGGAGCGGCCGAAACTCTGGAACGGCCGCGTCCTGCTGGGGCGGGACGCCGTGTTCACGGACGACCATCTGGCTGCGACCTATTTCGAGACCGATTTCGCCAGTTTTCTCGCTTGGCGCGACTGGGGCTTTCCCGACGCTGCCGTGTTCAATGGTTTCGGCATGGGCGCGTTGCGCACGTCCGACGGCGCCTTCGTCATGGGCGAGATGGCGCAGCACACCTCCAATGCCGGTCGAATCTATTTCCCATCGGGTACGCCCGACCTCAATGACGTCAAAGGTGGTGTGCTCGACATCCCCGGCAGCGTCGTCCGCGAGCTCGCGGAAGAGACCGGCCTGACCGCGGCCGACTACACGGTCGAGGTGGACTGGCACTGCGTCGTCAGCGGCCGCGCGATTGCGATGATCAAGGTCCTCAACCTGGACATGCCTGGCGACCAGGCTCGCGCGCGGATCGAGGCCAATCTCGCCCGTGAGGACGAGCCTGAATTGTCGGCCATCCATCTCGTGCGCGGGATGAGTGATCTCACGCCGACCATGCCGCGATTTGTCACGGCCTTTATCGAGCAGCAGTTCGCTTCGCGCTGA
- a CDS encoding ABC transporter substrate-binding protein gives MKNTIARLAGALLALTLTTGFAAAQSKVTIAVGGGSCLCYLPTVLARQLGEYEKAGLNVELVDLKGGSDALKAVLGGSADVVSGYFDHCVNLAAKKQELQSFVVYDRYPGLVLVVAPSRTNDIKSVKDLAGKKVGVSAPGSSTDFFLKYMLKKNGIDPTSAAVIGVGLGATAVAAMEQGQIDAAVMLDPSVTVLQGSHKDLRILSDTRTQKDTLETFGGEYPGGALYSTAAWVNGHEKETQALTNAILATLAWIHSHSPEEIMAKMPEETVGKNKDLYLAALKNTIPMYSETGKMDPKGADAVLAVFSVGSPEVANAKIDVSKTFTNKFVEQAKKTTGNAK, from the coding sequence ATGAAGAACACGATTGCCAGGCTCGCCGGCGCGCTGCTGGCGCTGACGCTCACCACGGGCTTTGCCGCGGCGCAAAGCAAGGTCACCATCGCGGTCGGCGGCGGCTCCTGCCTGTGCTATTTGCCGACGGTGCTGGCCAGGCAACTCGGCGAATACGAGAAGGCCGGCCTGAATGTCGAACTGGTCGACCTCAAGGGCGGCTCGGACGCGCTCAAGGCCGTGCTCGGCGGCAGCGCCGACGTGGTCTCCGGCTATTTCGACCATTGCGTCAATCTGGCCGCCAAGAAGCAGGAGCTCCAGTCCTTCGTGGTCTATGACCGCTATCCCGGCCTCGTGCTCGTGGTCGCGCCCTCGCGCACCAACGACATCAAGTCGGTCAAGGATCTCGCCGGCAAGAAGGTCGGCGTCAGCGCGCCCGGCTCCTCCACCGACTTCTTCCTGAAGTACATGCTCAAGAAGAACGGCATCGACCCCACCAGCGCAGCCGTGATCGGTGTCGGCCTCGGCGCTACCGCGGTCGCCGCGATGGAGCAGGGCCAGATCGATGCGGCCGTGATGCTCGATCCCTCCGTGACCGTGCTGCAGGGCAGCCACAAGGACCTGCGCATCCTCTCCGACACCCGCACGCAGAAGGACACGCTCGAGACCTTCGGCGGCGAATATCCCGGCGGTGCGCTGTACTCGACAGCAGCCTGGGTCAACGGCCATGAAAAGGAGACGCAGGCGCTCACCAACGCCATCCTCGCCACGCTCGCCTGGATCCATTCGCACAGCCCTGAGGAGATCATGGCGAAGATGCCGGAGGAGACGGTCGGCAAGAACAAGGATCTCTATCTCGCCGCGCTGAAGAACACGATTCCGATGTACTCGGAGACCGGCAAGATGGACCCGAAGGGTGCGGACGCCGTGCTCGCGGTGTTCAGCGTCGGCTCGCCCGAGGTCGCCAATGCCAAGATCGACGTCAGCAAGACCTTCACCAACAAGTTCGTGGAGCAGGCGAAGAAGACCACGGGGAACGCCAAATAG
- a CDS encoding ABC transporter ATP-binding protein has product MSTPTAVALEDAKVAFRLGDGRVYTAVEKAHLTVAQGEFVAIVGPTGCGKSTLLNVAAGLLKPAAGSVRIFDRPLVGLNRDAGYLFQADALFPWKTALDNVAIGLEIKGTPRAEALPRAQQWLTSVGLGAFANRYPHMLSGGQRKRVALAQVLIRDPKILLMEEPFGPLDAQTRQVMGNLLLDLWNADRKAVLFVTHDLEEAIALADRVVIMSAGPSSRIIGDWRGSLPRPRDIFEVRLDKEFHELHREIWSVLKDEVMKGYAQSTQAAEAV; this is encoded by the coding sequence ATGTCGACGCCCACGGCAGTGGCGCTGGAAGATGCCAAGGTTGCGTTCCGGCTCGGGGACGGGCGGGTCTATACGGCGGTGGAGAAAGCCCATCTCACGGTTGCGCAGGGCGAGTTCGTGGCCATTGTCGGGCCCACGGGCTGCGGAAAATCCACGCTGCTGAACGTCGCAGCCGGGCTGCTCAAGCCCGCCGCCGGCAGCGTCAGGATCTTCGATCGGCCGCTCGTCGGGCTGAACCGGGATGCCGGCTATCTGTTCCAGGCCGACGCGCTGTTCCCGTGGAAAACCGCGCTCGACAATGTCGCGATCGGCCTCGAGATCAAGGGCACGCCGCGGGCCGAAGCGCTGCCGCGGGCGCAGCAATGGCTGACCTCCGTCGGTCTTGGCGCCTTTGCCAATCGCTATCCGCACATGCTCTCGGGCGGCCAGCGCAAGCGCGTGGCATTGGCGCAGGTGCTGATCCGCGATCCGAAGATCCTGCTGATGGAGGAGCCGTTCGGCCCGCTCGATGCGCAGACCCGCCAAGTGATGGGCAATCTGCTGCTCGATCTCTGGAACGCCGACCGCAAGGCGGTGCTGTTCGTCACCCACGACCTCGAAGAGGCGATCGCGCTCGCCGACCGCGTCGTGATCATGTCGGCCGGGCCGTCCTCGCGGATCATCGGCGACTGGCGGGGGAGCTTGCCGCGCCCGCGCGACATCTTCGAGGTGCGGCTGGACAAGGAATTCCACGAGCTTCATCGCGAGATCTGGAGCGTGCTCAAGGACGAGGTGATGAAGGGCTACGCCCAGTCCACGCAAGCGGCGGAGGCGGTCTGA
- a CDS encoding branched-chain amino acid ABC transporter permease, whose protein sequence is MTLQGRLAAWGVGLAALVALPFVYRDPYHLHILVLILIWSFAYTSWSMMGRFGLVSLGHGGFMGIGAYVTALLWNHLGLSPWIGIPVSMVAAGALALIVGYPCFRFRITGHYFVLVTLALSGIVLQVITATRDYTGGSLGYTPNRASTNKLLALQFDDKTTWYLIALGIWLFGIVIWHWVDRSMARYALEAISEDEDAAAAAGVDVTAEKLKITLLSALMTALAGAIYCQYQMFITPDTVSGIAVSLQMVFAAIVGGLFVSLGPTFGAVITILLAETLRIGFGTKAVGWDNLVYGVLLVLFIIFLPKGILGSVLDRLKPQRKVPRAHEQEVVQTARPGA, encoded by the coding sequence ATGACGCTGCAGGGGCGGCTTGCAGCATGGGGCGTCGGGCTCGCGGCGCTGGTCGCGCTGCCGTTCGTCTATCGGGATCCCTATCACCTGCACATCCTGGTGCTGATCCTGATCTGGTCGTTCGCCTACACCTCCTGGTCGATGATGGGGCGGTTCGGCCTGGTCTCGCTGGGCCATGGCGGCTTCATGGGGATTGGCGCCTATGTCACCGCGCTGCTTTGGAATCATTTGGGACTGTCGCCCTGGATCGGCATTCCCGTCAGCATGGTTGCGGCCGGCGCGCTGGCACTGATCGTGGGCTATCCCTGCTTCCGCTTCCGTATCACCGGGCACTATTTCGTGCTGGTGACGCTGGCGCTGTCGGGCATCGTGCTCCAGGTCATCACCGCAACGCGTGACTACACCGGCGGCTCGCTGGGCTATACGCCGAACCGCGCCTCTACCAACAAGCTGCTGGCGCTGCAGTTCGACGACAAGACCACCTGGTATCTGATCGCGCTCGGGATCTGGCTGTTCGGCATCGTGATCTGGCACTGGGTCGATCGCAGCATGGCGCGCTACGCGCTGGAGGCGATCTCGGAGGACGAGGACGCGGCGGCCGCGGCCGGCGTCGACGTCACCGCGGAGAAGCTGAAGATCACGCTACTCAGCGCCCTGATGACGGCGCTCGCGGGCGCGATCTACTGCCAGTACCAGATGTTCATCACGCCCGACACCGTCAGCGGCATCGCGGTGTCGCTACAGATGGTGTTCGCCGCCATCGTCGGCGGCCTGTTCGTCTCGCTCGGCCCGACCTTCGGCGCCGTGATTACGATTCTGCTGGCGGAAACCCTTCGCATCGGCTTCGGCACCAAGGCGGTCGGCTGGGACAATCTCGTCTACGGCGTGCTGCTCGTGCTTTTCATCATATTCCTTCCCAAGGGCATCCTTGGTAGCGTGCTTGACCGATTGAAGCCGCAACGCAAGGTGCCCCGCGCTCATGAGCAAGAAGTCGTCCAAACCGCTCGTCCAGGAGCTTGA
- a CDS encoding ABC transporter ATP-binding protein, producing the protein MLELRAVNAGYGTFQALFDVNLDVKAGEAVGVIGPNGAGKTTLMRVISGLIRPSRGAIKMEGVDVVATPPHKIVSLGIAHVPENRRLFPQLTVDDNLKMGAFMKEARAHYAERLEVVFDLFPRLKERRHQMAGTMSGGEQQMCAIGRALMSNPKLLLLDEPSAGLGPGVVQQVFELVKRIRASGLTVLIVEQNVQQVLKVVDRAYLIEAGTIRASGTSAEMLASDTVKEAYLGV; encoded by the coding sequence ATGCTGGAGCTCCGCGCCGTCAATGCCGGCTATGGCACGTTCCAGGCGTTGTTCGACGTCAATCTCGACGTCAAGGCCGGGGAGGCCGTCGGCGTCATCGGCCCCAACGGCGCCGGCAAGACCACCTTGATGCGCGTCATCTCCGGCCTGATCCGGCCTTCGCGCGGCGCGATCAAGATGGAAGGCGTCGACGTCGTCGCGACACCGCCGCACAAGATCGTCAGCCTCGGCATTGCCCATGTCCCGGAGAATCGGCGGCTGTTTCCGCAGCTCACGGTCGACGATAATCTCAAGATGGGCGCCTTCATGAAGGAGGCGCGCGCTCATTATGCCGAGCGGCTCGAGGTGGTGTTCGACCTGTTTCCGCGCCTGAAGGAGCGGCGGCACCAGATGGCCGGCACCATGTCCGGCGGCGAGCAGCAGATGTGCGCGATCGGCCGCGCGCTGATGTCCAATCCGAAGCTGCTGCTGCTCGACGAACCCTCGGCGGGGCTGGGGCCGGGCGTGGTGCAGCAGGTGTTCGAGCTGGTGAAGCGGATCCGGGCCAGCGGACTGACGGTGCTGATCGTCGAGCAGAACGTGCAGCAGGTGCTGAAAGTGGTCGATCGCGCCTATCTGATCGAGGCGGGCACGATCAGGGCGTCGGGCACCTCGGCCGAGATGCTGGCGAGCGACACGGTCAAGGAAGCTTATCTCGGGGTGTGA
- a CDS encoding cupin domain-containing protein codes for MNRFVAGLSIAAAFIAGCGATYLLGPALAAESITAQIIHTGEMEGDALGPANKVGYRSKTFMTADGATVSIQVGNVPKHLHPNTNEIQYILDGTGTIWLGDKEVTVKPGDLVIIPKGTPHGGTKPISGQVKAIAIKTPPQAPDDVKLLD; via the coding sequence ATGAATCGCTTTGTTGCCGGACTGTCGATTGCAGCCGCCTTCATCGCCGGATGCGGCGCAACTTACCTGCTCGGGCCGGCGCTCGCGGCCGAGAGCATCACCGCGCAGATCATCCATACCGGCGAGATGGAAGGCGACGCGCTGGGCCCCGCCAACAAGGTCGGCTACCGCTCCAAGACGTTCATGACCGCCGACGGCGCCACCGTCTCGATCCAGGTCGGCAACGTGCCGAAGCACCTGCATCCCAACACCAACGAGATCCAGTACATCCTGGACGGGACCGGGACGATCTGGCTCGGCGACAAGGAAGTGACGGTGAAGCCGGGTGACCTCGTGATCATCCCCAAGGGCACACCGCATGGCGGCACCAAGCCGATCAGCGGCCAGGTCAAGGCCATCGCGATCAAGACCCCACCGCAGGCGCCCGACGACGTCAAGCTGCTGGATTGA